A stretch of Bradyrhizobium sp. AZCC 2262 DNA encodes these proteins:
- the glgC gene encoding glucose-1-phosphate adenylyltransferase: MAAIMNEPLSRHALAFVLAGGRGSRLLELTDRRAKPAVYFGGKSRIIDFALSNAVNSGIRRIAVATQYKAHSLIRHLQMGWNFFRPERNESFDILPASQRVSETNWYLGTADAVYQNIDIIESHDAKFIVLLAGDHIYKMDYERMLKQHVEQRADVTIGCLEMPRAESSGFGIMHVDDNGIVLSFLEKPADPPPMPGKPDTSLASMGIYVFDSKFLFDELRRDANDPNSSHDFGKDLIPYLVKNGRAVAHQFSTSCVRSDDDPRAYWRDVGTVDAYWAANIDLTDVLPELDLYDRAWPIWTHAEITPPAKFVHDEDDRRGQAVTSLVSGGCIISGAALRRSLLFTGVHVNSYANVENAVVMPYVNVGRRARLNNVVIDRGVQIPEGLVVGEDPELDAKRFRTTPNGITLITQPMIDRLDA; this comes from the coding sequence ATGGCCGCGATCATGAACGAACCGCTCTCACGCCATGCCCTCGCCTTCGTTCTTGCGGGCGGTCGCGGAAGCCGGCTCCTGGAGCTTACCGACAGGCGCGCCAAGCCGGCGGTGTACTTCGGCGGAAAATCGCGCATCATCGATTTCGCCCTCTCCAACGCGGTGAACTCCGGAATTCGCCGGATCGCGGTTGCAACCCAATACAAGGCTCACAGCCTGATCAGGCATCTGCAAATGGGTTGGAACTTCTTTCGTCCGGAGCGCAACGAGAGTTTCGATATCCTGCCGGCAAGCCAGCGCGTCTCCGAGACGAACTGGTACCTTGGAACGGCTGACGCCGTTTATCAGAACATCGACATCATCGAGTCGCACGATGCCAAATTCATCGTGCTTCTCGCCGGAGATCACATCTACAAGATGGACTACGAACGCATGCTGAAGCAGCATGTCGAGCAACGCGCCGACGTCACGATCGGCTGCCTGGAGATGCCGCGCGCGGAGTCGAGCGGCTTCGGAATCATGCACGTGGACGACAATGGCATCGTCCTGTCCTTTCTCGAGAAGCCGGCCGATCCGCCGCCGATGCCTGGCAAACCCGACACGTCATTGGCCAGCATGGGAATCTATGTATTCGATTCGAAATTCCTGTTCGACGAGTTGCGGCGAGACGCGAACGACCCGAATTCGAGCCATGATTTCGGCAAGGACCTGATCCCCTACCTCGTCAAGAACGGCCGGGCGGTGGCTCACCAATTCTCCACCTCCTGCGTCAGGTCCGACGACGATCCACGAGCCTATTGGCGGGACGTGGGAACCGTGGATGCCTACTGGGCCGCCAACATTGACCTCACCGACGTCCTCCCCGAGCTCGATCTTTACGACCGTGCATGGCCGATCTGGACCCATGCCGAGATCACGCCTCCCGCCAAATTTGTTCACGATGAGGATGATCGGCGCGGACAGGCGGTGACTTCGCTTGTCTCCGGAGGATGCATCATTTCTGGCGCCGCATTGCGCCGCTCCCTGCTTTTCACCGGGGTGCACGTCAATTCGTATGCAAACGTGGAAAATGCCGTCGTCATGCCTTACGTGAATGTGGGCCGGCGTGCGCGGTTGAATAATGTCGTGATCGATCGCGGCGTTCAAATCCCGGAAGGTCTCGTGGTTGGCGAAGATCCCGAACTGGATGCGAAACGGTTTCGAACCACCCCGAACGGCATCACGCTCATTACGCAGCCGATGATCGACAGGCTCGATGCATGA
- a CDS encoding (2Fe-2S)-binding protein, which yields MSFSIGLTVNGARRDVELDDPRVTLLDLLRERLDLTGTKKGCDRGQCGACTVLVDGRRVNSCLALAVSHDGANVLTIEGVSRGDQLHPVQAAFIAHDGFQCGFCTPGQIMSAIGLIQEAQTGDDPERIREAMSGNLCRCGAYAGITEAVLEARQSLADSNQRRSA from the coding sequence ATGAGTTTCTCCATCGGCCTCACCGTTAACGGTGCGCGGCGGGACGTCGAACTGGACGACCCCCGTGTGACGCTGCTCGATCTGCTGCGCGAGCGGCTCGACCTGACGGGTACCAAGAAAGGATGCGACCGCGGCCAGTGCGGCGCCTGCACGGTCCTGGTTGACGGACGGCGGGTCAATTCGTGCCTGGCCCTGGCGGTCAGCCATGACGGTGCCAACGTGCTCACCATCGAGGGTGTCTCACGCGGCGACCAGTTGCACCCGGTGCAGGCTGCGTTCATCGCGCATGACGGCTTCCAGTGCGGGTTCTGCACGCCGGGCCAGATCATGAGCGCGATCGGCCTGATCCAGGAAGCGCAAACCGGCGACGACCCCGAACGGATTCGTGAAGCCATGAGCGGAAATCTCTGCCGGTGCGGTGCCTATGCCGGCATCACTGAAGCCGTGCTGGAAGCCCGGCAAAGCCTCGCCGATTCCAACCAGAGGCGCTCCGCATGA
- a CDS encoding TetR/AcrR family transcriptional regulator, with the protein MAKQSTDTVRRPRADAIRNRERVLSAAKVVFSAGGAEASLEAVAKRAGVGIGTLYRHFPTRQDLFEAVYRREVQQLVELAEELQNAPAPVDALRRWLRSNVEFVATKKGMSAALALAVHGSSDLAAFTFDRLAKAVGALLDRAIAAGEIRSDISPEDLLRALVGMCYMHDQPGWQKSVMRLVDVFVDGLRVQAKADRGSKLSSRGAASGKPVNRRREVGKSLK; encoded by the coding sequence ATGGCGAAACAGTCGACAGACACGGTTCGGAGGCCGCGCGCGGACGCGATTCGCAATCGAGAGCGCGTGCTGTCGGCCGCAAAAGTCGTGTTCAGCGCGGGTGGTGCGGAAGCGAGCCTGGAGGCCGTCGCGAAACGGGCTGGTGTTGGCATCGGTACGCTCTACCGCCACTTCCCGACGCGTCAGGATCTGTTCGAAGCAGTCTATCGCCGCGAGGTGCAACAGCTCGTCGAACTGGCCGAAGAATTGCAGAATGCGCCCGCGCCCGTCGATGCCCTGCGCCGTTGGCTGCGATCCAATGTCGAGTTCGTCGCCACCAAGAAGGGCATGTCCGCCGCGCTGGCGCTCGCCGTTCACGGCTCGTCGGATCTCGCGGCGTTTACGTTCGATCGCCTGGCCAAAGCCGTTGGCGCCTTGCTCGATCGCGCGATAGCGGCCGGCGAGATACGGTCGGACATCAGCCCGGAGGACTTGCTGCGTGCCCTCGTCGGCATGTGCTACATGCACGACCAGCCTGGCTGGCAGAAAAGCGTGATGCGGTTGGTCGACGTCTTCGTCGATGGCCTGCGCGTGCAGGCCAAGGCCGATCGGGGTTCAAAGTTGTCATCGCGCGGCGCCGCGTCAGGGAAGCCGGTAAATCGGCGGCGTGAAGTCGGCAAGAGCTTGAAATAA
- the glgA gene encoding glycogen synthase GlgA produces the protein MTSLRVLAVASEIYPIVKTGGLADVVGALPTALRAYDIETRTLVPGYPDVIKALPEAEELLHVPHFFGGPVRLLCGSHGNLDLLVLDAPHLFARPGNPYVTPDGKDWPDNGVRFTALSRMAAEIGQGAIPSFVPDVVHAHDWQAGLTPAYLHLAHQPRPAIVMTVHNLAYQGKFPHQMLDAFGLPPESFSIHGVEYYGMISFLKAGLQFADRITTVSPTYAREIQTDEGGMGLGGLLRERSQVLSGILNGIDTSVWNPETDPDIAARFSATELGSRAANKLALQRRLGLDPSPNAPLLGVVSRLSWQKGLDILLENVPTILGEGMQLALLGSGDPDLQDRYQAAAKANAGRIAVLIGYDEALAHLIQAGADALVVPSRFEPCGLTQLCALRYGAIPIVSQVGGLADTVIDAEEVDTAGGAATGFTFGPVTAEALAGALHRANILWRDQQAWRRLQHNGMSTDVSWRNRANRYAALYRDVVAGGRRQ, from the coding sequence ATGACGTCGCTTCGCGTTCTTGCGGTCGCCTCCGAAATCTATCCGATCGTCAAGACGGGGGGCCTGGCCGACGTCGTCGGCGCGCTCCCGACCGCGTTGCGAGCGTACGACATCGAAACGCGGACCCTGGTGCCGGGATATCCCGATGTCATCAAGGCGCTTCCAGAAGCGGAGGAGCTCCTCCATGTGCCGCATTTTTTTGGCGGACCAGTCCGCCTGCTCTGCGGCTCGCATGGGAACCTCGACCTGCTGGTGCTCGATGCGCCGCATCTCTTTGCGCGGCCCGGCAACCCCTATGTGACCCCGGACGGCAAGGATTGGCCGGACAACGGCGTGCGCTTTACCGCGCTTTCGCGGATGGCGGCCGAAATCGGCCAGGGCGCCATTCCGTCATTCGTGCCTGATGTCGTGCACGCCCACGATTGGCAGGCCGGACTGACGCCTGCCTATTTGCACCTTGCCCACCAGCCCCGGCCCGCCATCGTGATGACGGTCCACAATCTGGCCTACCAGGGCAAGTTTCCGCATCAAATGCTCGACGCGTTCGGCTTGCCGCCTGAATCCTTTTCGATTCACGGGGTCGAATATTACGGAATGATCAGCTTCCTGAAAGCGGGCCTGCAATTCGCGGATCGCATCACGACGGTTTCCCCGACCTATGCGCGCGAGATTCAGACCGATGAGGGAGGCATGGGGCTGGGTGGATTGCTGCGCGAACGATCACAGGTCTTGAGTGGCATCCTCAACGGCATTGATACTTCCGTCTGGAACCCCGAGACCGATCCCGACATCGCCGCTCGTTTCAGCGCAACAGAGCTGGGATCCCGTGCGGCGAATAAATTGGCCCTCCAGCGCCGGCTTGGTCTTGATCCATCCCCAAACGCCCCGCTGCTGGGCGTGGTGAGCCGACTGTCCTGGCAGAAGGGACTGGATATCCTTCTCGAGAATGTCCCGACGATCCTCGGCGAAGGGATGCAGTTGGCCTTGCTTGGGAGCGGCGATCCGGATCTCCAGGATCGTTATCAGGCGGCCGCAAAAGCGAACGCGGGCCGGATAGCGGTTCTGATCGGCTACGACGAAGCTCTCGCCCATCTCATTCAGGCCGGCGCGGACGCCCTCGTCGTGCCGTCACGCTTCGAACCATGCGGCCTGACCCAGCTTTGCGCCTTGCGATATGGCGCTATCCCGATCGTATCGCAGGTCGGCGGCCTTGCGGATACTGTCATTGACGCGGAAGAGGTCGACACAGCCGGTGGCGCCGCAACCGGCTTCACGTTTGGACCAGTCACGGCCGAAGCTCTCGCTGGCGCCCTGCACCGAGCCAATATCCTGTGGCGAGACCAGCAAGCATGGCGAAGGTTGCAGCACAATGGCATGTCGACGGATGTATCATGGCGCAATCGGGCAAACCGCTACGCCGCCCTGTATCGCGATGTCGTCGCGGGCGGCCGGAGACAGTAA
- a CDS encoding FAD binding domain-containing protein, with product MNNFEYIRPATISDAVTAASRPDAAYLASGTNLLDLMKGGIAHPSRLVDITRLPGLDRVERLPDGGLRIGTLVRNADLAHDPDFARCYPAVTEALLSGASAQLRNAATVGGNLLQRTRCGYFYDVASACNKRRPGSGCDAGDGENRLHAVLGWSKACIATHPSDFCVPLVALDAVVEIEGRNGRREVALESLHRLPGDTPEQENVLEPGDLIVALRLPAEARAFAPHARYLKVRERTSYAFAVVSAAAALRIEQGKIKDVRLALGGVAAKPWRARAAEEGLAGAGPTADAFRRAAQVALADAKPSGDNLFKIELAQRILVRTLTLAAAGTPDRIPALPASAFSSVSGALHVA from the coding sequence ATGAATAATTTCGAATATATCAGGCCCGCGACCATTTCCGATGCCGTCACCGCCGCCAGCCGACCTGACGCTGCTTATCTCGCGTCCGGCACCAATTTGCTCGACTTGATGAAGGGCGGCATTGCGCACCCAAGCCGTCTGGTCGACATCACGCGCCTGCCCGGGCTCGATCGCGTCGAACGCCTGCCTGACGGCGGCCTCCGTATCGGTACGCTCGTCCGCAATGCCGATCTGGCGCATGATCCTGATTTCGCAAGATGCTATCCAGCCGTTACCGAAGCGCTGCTGTCAGGGGCTTCGGCGCAGCTTCGCAACGCTGCGACCGTCGGCGGCAATCTGCTGCAGCGGACGCGTTGCGGATATTTTTACGACGTCGCCAGCGCTTGCAATAAGCGCAGGCCCGGCTCGGGCTGCGACGCGGGCGACGGCGAGAATCGGCTGCATGCCGTTCTCGGCTGGAGCAAGGCCTGCATCGCGACCCACCCGTCGGATTTCTGCGTGCCGCTGGTTGCGCTCGATGCCGTCGTGGAGATCGAGGGCAGGAACGGCCGGCGCGAGGTCGCGCTGGAGAGCCTGCATCGCCTCCCCGGCGATACGCCTGAGCAGGAAAATGTGCTGGAGCCCGGCGATCTGATCGTGGCGCTGCGATTGCCCGCCGAGGCACGCGCTTTCGCGCCGCATGCACGCTACTTGAAGGTCCGCGAACGCACCTCATATGCTTTTGCCGTCGTGTCGGCCGCCGCCGCGCTGCGGATAGAACAAGGCAAGATCAAGGACGTTCGGCTTGCGCTCGGTGGGGTCGCCGCCAAACCATGGCGTGCCCGTGCGGCAGAAGAGGGACTGGCAGGCGCCGGACCAACTGCCGATGCCTTCCGTCGCGCGGCACAGGTAGCGCTCGCCGATGCCAAACCGTCCGGAGACAATCTTTTCAAGATCGAATTGGCGCAGCGGATTCTCGTTCGCACCCTGACGCTCGCCGCGGCGGGAACGCCGGATCGTATTCCCGCGCTGCCCGCTTCTGCCTTTTCCTCGGTTTCCGGAGCGCTTCATGTCGCTTGA